A single region of the Ptychodera flava strain L36383 chromosome 9, AS_Pfla_20210202, whole genome shotgun sequence genome encodes:
- the LOC139140389 gene encoding protein FAM221A-like: MADDRRYHMKFGPDAAAHVDAYFEYRKIVGEDDDGKLFTPEEYENYKKTVVTKRMKNRLFVSWTSPSGMDCKMIGPETPCFCTHRYKQHKTDFDELPSERPIMVPCRVKGCKCKSYHYVPLNGSQPIRCRCKHFADDHSEIRPYKCKKGCNCVGFKSSFTCSCGQPTFAHETLIETKEERQARGHPVGYDVPYAAMGGITGFSSLAEGYMRLDNSGIGTPDDEFLNQPIGASDHPFLRMHASTINQIEGGQRRGQITAGEVDQLSDQMSHLKRPGESDMDFYERRYQERQKEQRNRVRAPRPAIKQSQRAVKK, from the exons ATGGCAGACGATCGGCGGTATCATATGAAATTTGGACCCGATGCCGCTGCTCATGTTGATGCATACTTTGAATACAGAAA AATTGTTGGTGAAGATGACGACGGTAAATTGTTCACACCAGAGGAGTATGAAAACTACAAGAAGACAGTGGTTACAAAGAGAATGAAAAACAGGCTGTTTGTCAGTTGGACATCACCCTCTGGGATGGACTGTAAAATGATTGGACCAGAGACACCTTGCTTTTGTACTCACAG GTACAAACAGCACAAGACTGACTTTGATGAACTGCCTTCTGAACGGCCAATCATGGTGCCTTGCAGGGTCAAAGGTTGCAAGTGCAAGAGCTACCATTATGTTCCACTGAATGGAAGTCAACCAATACGATGTAGatgtaaacattttgcagatgACCATTCTGAAATACGACCATACAAGTGCAAAAAAG GATGTAACTGTGTTGGGTTTAAGAGTTCCTTCACCTGTAGCTGTGGTCAGCCAACCTTTGCCCATGAGACTTTAATTGAAACCAAGGAAGAGAGACAGGCACGAGGACATCCAGTGGGATATGATGTGCCCTATGCTGCAATGGGTGGTATCACTGGCTTCAGTTCACTGGCAGAGGGATACATGAGACTTGATAATAGTGGAATTG GCACCCCTGACGATGAGTTCCTGAACCAGCCGATCGGCGCTAGTGATCATCCATTCCTGAGAATGCACGCCTCCACCATCAACCAAATTGAAGGTGGTCAGAGAAGAGGTCAAATAACGGCAGGTGAAGTTGACCAGCTCAGTGATCAGATGTCTCACCTTAAACGACCTGGTGAAAGCGACATGGATTTCTACGAGAGGAGGTACCAAGAGAGG CAAAAGGAACAGAGGAACCGGGTTAGGGCACCAAGGCCAGCTATAAAACAGAGTCAGAGAGCTGTAAAGAAATAA